In a single window of the Neodiprion virginianus isolate iyNeoVirg1 chromosome 1, iyNeoVirg1.1, whole genome shotgun sequence genome:
- the LOC124310256 gene encoding uncharacterized protein LOC124310256 yields the protein MFRITFAACFAIVALAIVSAEELYSDIHDDIDVMGILQNPAVRKTYYDCFMDLGPCVTEDAKFFKAHFPDAVASHCRRCTVKQREHFDTVAVWYTENEPEEWKTLIAKGIADAHSGKIISTLSTMLRITFLVGFAVAVLGMIAAEELYPDKYDDINAIEILQNDRLRNQYYKCFIGSGPCITADAVFFKGFFPEAVLTKCRKCTEKQKKTLDILVEWYAKNEPEQWNALVAKFLQDVQKNKN from the exons ATGTTTCGAATCACCTTTGCCGCCTGTTTCGCTATCGTCGCTCTGGCGATAGTCTCGGCCGAGGAACTCTACTCCGACATACACGACGACATTGACGTGATGGGAATTCTCCAAAACCCCGCGGTCCGCAAAACTTACTACGACTGCTTCATGGATTTGGGACCATGCGTTACCGAGGACGCGAAATTCTTCAAAG CACATTTTCCGGATGCAGTAGCCAGCCACTGCCGTAGATGCACGGTAAAGCAGAGGGAGCATTTCGACACCGTGGCTGTATGGTACACCGAAAACGAGCCGGAAGAGTGGAAAACTCTGATCGCCAAAGGCATCGCGGACGCCCACAGCGGGAAA ATTATCTCGACACTATCAACAATGCTCCGTATCACGTTTCTTGTCGGTTTTGCCGTCGCCGTTTTGGGAATGATCGCAGCCGAGGAACTTTACCCCGATAAGTACGACGACATTAATGCGATAGAAATTCTTCAAAACGATCGCCTCCGTAATCAGTACTACAAGTGCTTCATAGGCTCGGGACCCTGCATTACCGCCGATGCTGTATTCTTCAAAG GATTCTTTCCGGAAGCAGTATTAACGAAGTGCCGTAAATgtacggaaaaacaaaaaaagactTTGGATATTTTGGTGGAATGGTACGCCAAAAATGAGCCGGAACAGTGGAACGCCCTTGTCGCCAAATTTCTTCAAGATGTccagaagaataaaaattga
- the LOC124307030 gene encoding ionotropic receptor 75a-like yields MYLSIFLTFAQLLASVTASIDQNELSNLIIDYIDYKNASRLISAFLCLRDLDSVSLSQKIMNASISATIFNPSKICGDRESLEDLLRYNYHSINIATDLDCESSKELLTGISAGKMFNHSYSWLLTSNNKSDALAFMGGLNLSVDADVVVAITAEETVKLYDIFNTGSDRNGTLNATFIGTWRSLSPRLNIFKLQSPVYRRQNLTGITLKFAAVTAYMDPREDDPIKYLSNPANRSYDTISKINYALGVIPRDFFNYSVEISTWFDYGGRWNGTPFFGMMGALGRREADFTLGGTVVTQERLEYCTPVVQNYPFWTGFLFKHPVSHSVRNVFLEPLSPSTWNAVMVLSLLVTVVLSIGTRYHRQENGNPWSFGIYSTLATLFQQGGDIRNHRCCEPRLQAPRDLKLQLFSGWHSSLPGQSGHLLFIVFTLFSMLLYNFYSASVVSSLLSTPPQNIRTIGDLLNFGMPSAYENASYVPHYFKISTVPAEKMFYEKMLLDKGKPKILPRSDGIRRVKEGAFAYHTTPADAYEEIAQEFAQPEICSLAEIPFIRKSVLAMWASRENPYREHLKIIHRRLQEVGILAREQKRWIAPKPECLGSTAVINSLALNDVAPAFLGLLCGTFAAVFIFALELAHRSLKEKGQATGRHRRKKIRVGKQRDPTTVSQRISYSSH; encoded by the exons ATGTatctttcgatttttctgaCCTTCGCACAGCTGTTGGCCAGTGTCACGGCCTCGATAGATCAGAATGAGCTGAGCAATTTAATCATCGACTACATTGATTACAAAAATGCCAGTCGTTTGATTTCGGCATTCCTTTGTCTGCGAGATCTTG aCTCGGTGTCACTGAGCCAAAAAATAATGAATGCGTCGATTAGCGCAACGATATTTAATCCGTCGAAAATATGCGGTGATAGAGAATCGCTGGAGGATCTCCTCCGCTATAATTACCATAGTATAAATATCGCAACAGACCTTGATTGCGAGAGTAGCAAGGAACTGCTGACTGGG ATTTCGGCTGGCAAAATGTTCAACCATTCCTACTCCTGGCTTTTGACCAGCAATAATAAGAGCGACGCCCTAGCGTTCATGGGAGGGTTGAATCTGAGCGTCGATGCCGACGTCGTGGTGGCAATCACAGCTGAGGAAACCGTCAAATTATACGATATATTTAATACGGGAAGTGATCGAAACGGGACGTTGAACGCGACATTTATCGGTACCTGGCGGTCGTTGTCCCCTCGTTTGAACATCTTCAAACTGCAAAGCCCGGTTTATCGCCGCCAAAACCTCACCGGGATTACTCTGAAATTTGCTGCCGTG ACGGCGTACATGGATCCGCGGGAAGATGACCCGATCAAGTATCTTTCCAACCCTGCGAACAGAAGCTACGACACCATATCCAAGATCAATTACGCCCTGGGTGTAATCCCTCGCGACTTCTTCAACTATTC AGTGGAAATATCCACGTGGTTCGACTACGGTGGACGATGGAATGGGACGCCCTTCTTCGGGATGATGGGTGCCTTGGGACGCAGGGAGGCCGATTTCACTCTTGGCGGTACCGTTGTGACGCAAGAACGGTTGGAGTACTGCACTCCAGTCGTGCAGAACTACCCATTTTG GACTGGTTTCCTGTTCAAACATCCCGTCAGTCACTCCGTCAGGAATGTTTTCCTGGAGCCGTTGTCGCCTTCTACGTGGAACGCGGTGATGGTCTTGTCACTTCTTGTCACTGTCGTTCTAAGTATCGGGACGCGCTATCACAGGCAAGAAAATGGTAACCCTTGGTCCTTTGGGATCTATTCGACTCTGGCCACACTCTTTCAGCAAGGTGGAGATATAAGAAACCATCGTTGTTGCGAACCGCGGCTTCAAGCCCCTCGAGATCTAAAACTCCAACTGTTCTCAGGGTGGCACAGCTCTCTACCTGGTCAGAGCGGACATCTCCTCTTCATAGTTTTCACGCTCTTCAGCATGCTGCTGTACAACTTTTACAGCGCTTCTGTAGTCTCGTCGCTGCTCTCGACCCCCCCACAAAATATTCGTACGATTGGGGACTTGTTGAATTTTGGAATGCCATCTGCCTACGAGAACGCTTCGTATGTTCCACACTACTTCAAA ATATCAACTGTACCCGCGGAAAAGATGTTCTACGAGAAGATGCTGCTGGATAAAGGTAAACCAAAGATTCTTCCCCGCTCTGATGGCATCCGAAGGGTTAAGGAAGGGGCGTTCGCCTATCACACCACCCCTGCTGACGCTTACGAGGAGATTGCCCAAGAGTTCGCTCAACCTGAGATTTGCAGCTTGGCCGAGATCCCGTTCATCAGGAAGTCAGTGCTTGCGATGTGGGCATCGCGCGAGAATCCCTACAGAGAGCATCTCAAGATCAT ACATCGGCGTCTGCAGGAAGTCGGAATCCTGGCCAGAGAACAGAAGCGTTGGATTGCTCCGAAACCGGAATGCCTCGGTAGCACCGCAGTTATTAACAGCCTTGCGTTGAACGATGTAGCCCCGGCATTTCTGGGTCTCCTGTGTGGCACTTTTGCCGCAGTATTCATATTCGCTCTGGAACTCGCACACCGTTCGTTGAAAGAAAAGGG CCAAGCCACAGGACGTCATAGgcggaaaaaaatcagagtCGGAAAACAACGAGATCCAACGACGGTTAGTCAGCGCATTTCGTATTCAAGTCACTGA
- the LOC124310255 gene encoding ejaculatory bulb-specific protein 3-like — protein MQSTMMVLPALVVVLLTLGSTMSLETYSNKYDNVNVDVILHSDRLLNQYIACVLDYGPCSPDGRYFRTILPDALATNCAKCTDKMKGNVRKMSNHIMKRRPEDWAKFVQKYDIDGKYRESFARFLNEQS, from the exons ATGCAATCGACGATGATGGTATTACCGGCGCTAGTTGTTGTGCTCTTGACTTTGGGATCGACAATGTCCCTCGAGACGTATTCCAATAAATACGACAACGTCAACGTAGACGTTATTCTTCACAGCGACCGACTCCTAAACCAATACATAGCCTGCGTCTTGGACTACGGACCTTGCTCTCCGGACGGACGATATTTCCGAA CTATTCTGCCCGACGCACTTGCCACGAACTGTGCTAAGTGTACGGACAAAATGAAGGGTAATGTTCGAAAGATGTCGAACCACATCATGAAGCGGAGACCCGAGGACTGGGCCAAGTTTGTTCAGAAATATGACATTGATGGGAAGTACAGAGAATCTTTCGCACGATTTCTAAACGAACAGAGCTAA
- the LOC124306870 gene encoding ejaculatory bulb-specific protein 3-like yields MASRVLALTVVCFLVIVASTQVRGYIWPKQNTYSTRWDKVNIDDILDSTRLLQYYFKCLMGTGPCPPDGQELKRVLPEALETACAKCTKSQMEGAAKVIRFLRENRQDEWDQLCGKYDPDGKYRQKYIEPSPDNNTA; encoded by the exons ATGGCCTCTAGAGTGCTCGCCCTGACAGTGGTGTGCTTCCTGGTGATCGTCGCCTCGACTCAAGTTCGGGGTTACATTTGGCCGAAGCAGAACACCTATTCGACCCGATGGGACAAGGTCAACATCGACGACATCCTGGACAGCACGCGACTCCTGCAATACTATTTCAAGTGCTTGATGGGAACTGGTCCGTGCCCTCCTGACGGCCAGGAGCTTAAGA GGGTGCTGCCGGAAGCGTTGGAAACCGCCTGCGCGAAATGCACCAAGAGTCAAATGGAAGGAGCGGCCAAGGTCATACGATTTCTGAG agaaaaCCGGCAGGACGAGTGGGATCAGCTTTGTGGAAAGTATGACCCGGACGGAAAGTATCGTCAAAAATACATCGAACCATCTCCGGATA